The Mucilaginibacter mallensis genome has a segment encoding these proteins:
- a CDS encoding RecQ family ATP-dependent DNA helicase codes for MTIRELLKQYWNHDNFRPMQEEIIKSVLLGHDTLALLPTGGGKSVCFQIPALAKEGICIVVSPLIALIKDQVEGLKAKGINAVSIVSGMSKREIDLALDNCIYNPVKFLYLSPERLLSELVQERIKYMKVNLIAVDEAHCISQWGYDFRPPYLHIADLRELHPDVPVLALTATATAEVREDIQQKLRFTKPNVFQKSFERRNISYVVMSEENKLRKLLDIAKGVKGSGIVYVRSRKETAEIARFYNDNGIKADFYHAGLGVEVRSKKQDNWIRNHTRVIVATSAFGMGIDKADVRFVIHKDLPESLEAYYQEAGRGGRDEQKAYAVLLYSPADRYKEEKKFELNFPSIEEIKRIYHCLANYYQLAYGAGAGISFDLDIGDFCARYKLDAIKTLSALKFLEQDEYVSFNESVFLPSRFRFEVFNEQLYNFQIQNPGWDPFIKALLRSYGGAFDDYVRLREFDLSKRTHMNTQQVIEGLNKLQEYGVLNYLPQTDHPQVTWLKPRMDADNLYINKGYIETRKANYRNKIEAVFAYLLHRRCRSQMLLAYFDETNAPKCGICDICLEEKRERNADEISDVITNEIVELLSISSLDASELITSLKNGVEKERIETIRMLLDAGKIKSDGVVYYL; via the coding sequence ATGACCATCCGCGAGCTCCTTAAACAATATTGGAACCATGATAACTTCCGGCCTATGCAGGAGGAGATCATAAAATCCGTATTACTGGGGCATGATACGTTGGCGCTGCTGCCTACAGGTGGGGGAAAGTCGGTATGTTTTCAGATACCTGCCCTGGCTAAAGAGGGGATATGTATTGTGGTATCGCCATTAATAGCTTTGATTAAAGACCAGGTAGAAGGGTTGAAAGCCAAAGGTATCAATGCTGTATCCATCGTATCGGGGATGAGCAAGCGCGAGATTGATTTGGCACTGGATAACTGTATTTATAATCCGGTTAAATTTTTATATCTCTCGCCTGAGCGTTTACTATCAGAGTTGGTGCAGGAACGCATCAAATACATGAAGGTAAACCTGATTGCCGTTGATGAGGCGCACTGTATATCGCAATGGGGTTATGATTTTAGGCCGCCGTACCTGCATATTGCCGATCTGCGTGAGTTACACCCGGATGTGCCTGTACTGGCACTTACTGCTACCGCTACTGCCGAGGTTAGGGAAGATATCCAACAAAAACTACGATTTACCAAGCCAAACGTTTTTCAAAAAAGCTTCGAGCGCCGCAATATCAGCTATGTGGTGATGAGCGAGGAAAACAAGCTGCGCAAGCTGCTTGATATAGCCAAAGGTGTAAAAGGCAGCGGTATTGTATATGTACGCAGCCGTAAGGAAACCGCCGAAATAGCCAGATTTTATAATGATAATGGTATCAAAGCCGATTTTTATCATGCAGGTCTGGGTGTTGAAGTGCGCTCCAAAAAACAGGATAATTGGATCAGGAACCATACCCGCGTTATTGTAGCGACCAGTGCCTTTGGGATGGGGATTGATAAGGCTGATGTACGCTTTGTGATCCATAAGGATTTGCCAGAGAGTTTGGAGGCCTACTATCAGGAGGCTGGCAGGGGAGGGCGCGACGAGCAAAAGGCCTATGCGGTGCTACTGTATAGTCCGGCCGACAGGTATAAAGAAGAAAAGAAATTTGAATTGAACTTTCCATCGATAGAGGAGATCAAGCGCATATACCATTGCCTGGCCAACTATTACCAGCTGGCATATGGAGCGGGGGCGGGCATTAGCTTCGATTTGGATATTGGCGATTTTTGTGCCCGCTATAAACTGGATGCTATTAAAACCCTCAGCGCCCTTAAGTTTTTAGAGCAGGACGAATATGTGAGCTTTAACGAGAGTGTTTTTCTGCCCTCGCGCTTCAGGTTCGAAGTATTTAATGAGCAGTTATATAACTTCCAGATTCAAAACCCCGGCTGGGATCCATTTATAAAAGCGTTGCTGCGCTCTTATGGTGGGGCGTTTGATGATTATGTGCGATTGCGGGAGTTCGATCTTTCCAAACGTACCCATATGAACACCCAACAGGTTATTGAAGGGCTTAATAAGTTGCAGGAATATGGTGTATTGAACTACCTGCCCCAAACAGATCATCCGCAGGTAACCTGGCTAAAGCCCCGCATGGATGCTGATAACCTGTATATTAATAAAGGTTATATTGAAACCCGTAAGGCTAATTACCGCAATAAAATTGAGGCCGTATTTGCCTACTTGTTGCATCGCCGTTGCCGTAGTCAGATGCTACTAGCTTATTTTGATGAAACCAATGCCCCCAAATGCGGCATCTGTGATATATGCCTCGAAGAAAAGCGTGAGCGCAATGCCGACGAGATAAGCGATGTGATCACTAATGAAATAGTAGAATTACTCAGCATATCATCACTTGATGCTTCAGAACTAATCACCAGCCTTAAAAATGGGGTTGAAAAGGAGCGTATTGAAACTATCCGTATGTTGCTTGATGCCGGGAAGATTAAGAGTGATGGGGTGGTGTATTATTTGTAA
- a CDS encoding RNA-binding S4 domain-containing protein, translating to MIEFKVTGDYIPLIQLLKAANLVQTGGEAQIVVTEGEVQYNGQVDYRKRLKVKPGDVIEFRNQKIMVI from the coding sequence ATGATAGAATTTAAAGTTACAGGCGATTACATTCCGTTGATACAATTACTAAAAGCAGCCAACCTGGTGCAAACCGGCGGCGAAGCGCAAATAGTTGTAACCGAGGGCGAAGTGCAGTACAACGGACAGGTGGATTACCGCAAACGCCTAAAAGTTAAACCCGGCGATGTAATAGAATTCAGAAATCAAAAGATCATGGTTATATAA
- a CDS encoding glycoside hydrolase family 76 protein, with protein MKTTFTSYGNGKTFTMKNMMNTLLIALGFVTMSCNKSTSYLPPPQNLTPVKTTTTAPPKNFTAADATTAYAAFNKYFYSSSAKLYYSSTAKSSLGAIWTQAIYWDLAMDVYQRTNDPAQMTMINNIYAGAVTQYDNYNWSNATDWFIYDDMMWWVTALARANQLTGNATYLQQSIAGFNHVWAGSYDPVDGGMFWDFQHSGKNACINYPTVIAAVRLYQITKDTTYLAKAKSIYAWAKTNLVNPANGEVADHKIGNGAPGYQDYTYNQGTAIGAAVMLYDVTKDASYITDATAYADYTKNNMCTNGLLPAEGDFNEQGVMKSIFAQYIMMLINDGGQKQYLTWVQQNANTGWQNRDAARNLTYRDYSVACPTGDIQSYEGSSVVTFMQICPPSN; from the coding sequence ATGAAAACAACATTTACCAGCTATGGTAATGGAAAAACCTTTACCATGAAAAACATGATGAACACTTTACTTATCGCCTTAGGCTTTGTTACAATGAGTTGTAATAAAAGCACCAGTTACCTGCCGCCGCCGCAAAACCTCACCCCGGTAAAAACTACAACAACCGCTCCGCCCAAAAACTTTACCGCTGCTGATGCCACTACCGCTTATGCGGCTTTTAACAAGTATTTCTATAGTTCATCGGCCAAACTGTATTATAGCTCAACAGCCAAAAGTAGTTTAGGCGCTATATGGACACAGGCTATTTATTGGGACCTGGCCATGGATGTATATCAACGTACTAACGATCCTGCCCAAATGACCATGATCAATAATATATATGCTGGTGCCGTAACTCAGTACGATAACTATAACTGGAGCAATGCTACCGACTGGTTTATTTATGATGATATGATGTGGTGGGTAACCGCGCTGGCCCGGGCCAATCAGCTAACGGGTAATGCCACCTATCTGCAACAATCAATAGCTGGTTTTAACCACGTATGGGCAGGTTCATACGACCCGGTTGATGGTGGTATGTTCTGGGATTTTCAGCACAGCGGTAAAAACGCCTGTATAAATTATCCTACGGTAATTGCTGCTGTACGTTTGTACCAGATCACTAAGGATACTACTTATCTGGCAAAAGCAAAGTCGATTTACGCTTGGGCGAAGACGAATTTGGTTAATCCTGCCAATGGTGAGGTAGCCGATCATAAAATAGGTAATGGTGCCCCCGGTTACCAGGATTATACCTATAACCAGGGTACAGCAATTGGCGCTGCGGTTATGCTGTATGATGTGACAAAAGATGCATCATATATTACCGATGCCACAGCTTATGCCGATTATACCAAAAATAACATGTGTACCAATGGCTTATTACCTGCCGAAGGCGATTTTAATGAGCAGGGGGTAATGAAATCAATATTTGCGCAGTATATTATGATGCTTATAAATGATGGCGGCCAAAAGCAATACCTTACCTGGGTACAGCAAAATGCCAACACTGGCTGGCAAAACCGCGATGCCGCCCGCAACCTAACTTACAGGGATTACAGTGTAGCCTGCCCAACCGGCGATATACAATCATACGAAGGTAGTAGCGTAGTTACTTTTATGCAGATTTGCCCGCCAAGTAATTAA
- a CDS encoding amidohydrolase family protein has translation MKFIYLPIILLLFVTTVNAQKWNVEAPPGPSKKVIITTDEGTWMNLDVSPDGKTIVFDLLGDIYNLPIDGGKATLLAGGKAWEIQPRFSPDGKQISYTSDKDGGDNIWVMNADGSDKHPITKESFRLLNNASWTPDGQYLVARKHFTNTRSLGAGEIWLYNKAGGDGIQLTKRKDDEQDAGEPLVSPDGKFVYWSEDVTPGPNFQYNKDPNKGIYAIKKLNRETGEINIVAGGTGGACRPQLSPDGKLMAFVKRVRLKSELFLHNIATGEEWPVYDDLSHDQQETWAIFGVYPNFAWTPDSKGLIFYSKGKIWHMDISTLNTTPVPFEVTSTQTISDALHYQQKVFQDEFSVKMIREITTSPDGKTIAFNAAGYIYTKTLPDGVPTRITNTTDLEYSPQFSPDGKSLIYIDWTDELKASINHIDLTTHIVTRLTIDKGFYYTPKFSNKGDKIIYVKGVGNEVSGFAFGENPGIYMIPVMGGTPQMIINNGINPQFSIDDAKIYYQSEDGDKKTFRVMDVSGANQRTLYTSTYATQFNPSPDGKWMAFTELFNCYITPMVTTGNPQDLSANNKAIPLTKLTKDAGTYLHWSKDSQKIMWTLGPRYYVRDIGTAIGDKFNPADTASTDIGLKLKTDVPTGKIAFKNARIITMKDDQVIENGTIVIDQNKIIAVGKNEEVQIPADAKVYDIAGKTIMPGIVDVHAHLHPSPDGISPQQDWNYYANLAYGVTTAHDPSTNTEMVFSQAEMVKSGHMVGPRIYSTGTILYGADGDFKAVINSLDDARSHLRRLKVVGAFSVKSYNQPRREQRQEIIAAARELQMEVVPEGGSTFETNMNMIVDGHTGIEHNIPVWPVYKDVKSLWNNSKSGYTPTLIVSYGTQFGENYWYDRLEVWKNQHLLNFVPQFIVDARSRRRTESEYGDYGHIEISKYVKQISDGGTKINLGSHGQLQGFGAHWEMWMLGQGGMTPMEVIRCATMNGASYLGMDKEIGSLEIGKLADLIVLNANPLDDIRNSEKIKYVMANGRLYDSDSMNETGNTEKPRLHFWWQMGRGDMISLPVENAQTYQFTTEDGD, from the coding sequence ATGAAGTTCATTTACCTGCCCATAATATTGCTCCTATTTGTGACTACAGTAAACGCCCAGAAATGGAACGTTGAAGCCCCTCCCGGCCCGTCAAAAAAAGTTATTATAACTACCGATGAAGGCACCTGGATGAATTTGGATGTTAGTCCGGATGGTAAAACCATTGTATTTGATTTGTTGGGCGATATTTATAACCTCCCTATTGATGGCGGCAAGGCAACCTTGCTGGCAGGTGGCAAAGCATGGGAAATACAGCCAAGGTTTAGCCCTGATGGTAAACAGATCTCTTATACCAGCGATAAAGATGGCGGCGATAATATATGGGTAATGAATGCCGATGGCAGCGATAAGCATCCAATAACTAAGGAATCCTTCAGGCTATTGAACAATGCCTCGTGGACACCCGACGGGCAATACCTGGTGGCCCGCAAGCACTTCACCAATACCCGATCATTGGGCGCAGGCGAAATTTGGTTGTATAATAAAGCAGGCGGCGATGGTATACAGCTTACCAAACGCAAAGATGATGAACAGGATGCAGGTGAACCCTTAGTATCGCCCGATGGCAAATTTGTTTACTGGAGCGAGGATGTTACCCCCGGCCCAAATTTTCAATATAATAAAGACCCCAATAAAGGCATATACGCCATAAAAAAACTAAATCGTGAAACAGGCGAAATAAATATAGTAGCAGGTGGAACAGGCGGCGCTTGCAGGCCGCAGCTATCACCTGATGGCAAGCTGATGGCTTTTGTAAAGCGTGTGCGTTTAAAATCGGAGCTATTTTTGCACAACATAGCTACTGGTGAGGAATGGCCTGTTTATGATGATCTGTCACACGATCAGCAGGAAACGTGGGCTATTTTTGGTGTATACCCCAATTTTGCCTGGACCCCCGATAGCAAAGGCCTCATATTTTATTCCAAAGGGAAAATATGGCACATGGATATCAGCACCCTGAATACAACTCCTGTTCCATTTGAGGTAACATCAACTCAAACTATTAGCGATGCGCTGCATTACCAACAAAAAGTTTTCCAGGATGAATTTTCTGTAAAAATGATACGTGAGATTACCACATCGCCTGATGGTAAAACAATAGCTTTTAATGCGGCGGGCTACATCTACACCAAAACACTGCCAGATGGCGTACCTACACGCATAACCAATACCACCGATCTGGAATACTCCCCGCAATTTAGTCCCGATGGCAAATCATTAATTTATATTGACTGGACGGATGAGTTAAAAGCCTCTATCAATCATATCGACCTGACCACACATATTGTTACCCGCTTAACTATTGATAAAGGGTTTTATTATACTCCAAAATTCTCAAATAAAGGCGATAAAATAATTTATGTAAAAGGAGTAGGTAACGAAGTATCAGGCTTTGCTTTTGGCGAGAACCCGGGTATATATATGATACCGGTAATGGGTGGTACGCCACAGATGATCATCAATAACGGCATCAATCCGCAATTCTCAATTGATGACGCAAAAATCTATTACCAGAGTGAGGATGGCGATAAAAAAACTTTCAGAGTGATGGATGTAAGCGGTGCTAATCAACGCACACTGTATACATCTACTTATGCCACGCAATTTAACCCGAGCCCCGATGGCAAATGGATGGCTTTTACCGAACTATTTAACTGTTATATAACGCCTATGGTTACAACAGGTAATCCGCAGGATCTTTCGGCAAATAATAAGGCTATCCCACTAACCAAGCTCACTAAAGACGCCGGCACCTACCTGCATTGGAGCAAGGACAGCCAAAAAATAATGTGGACGCTGGGACCAAGATATTATGTGAGGGATATCGGTACTGCTATCGGCGATAAATTTAACCCGGCAGATACAGCAAGCACAGACATTGGATTGAAGCTAAAAACTGACGTACCGACAGGTAAAATAGCTTTCAAAAACGCGCGTATCATCACCATGAAGGACGACCAGGTGATTGAGAACGGAACCATTGTTATCGACCAGAATAAGATTATAGCAGTTGGCAAAAATGAGGAAGTACAAATACCCGCCGATGCCAAAGTTTATGATATAGCCGGTAAAACCATTATGCCGGGCATAGTTGATGTACATGCACATCTGCACCCCAGCCCTGATGGTATTTCGCCGCAGCAGGACTGGAATTATTATGCCAACCTGGCTTATGGGGTAACAACAGCCCATGATCCATCCACTAATACGGAGATGGTATTTAGTCAGGCTGAAATGGTAAAATCAGGCCACATGGTTGGCCCGAGGATATACTCAACCGGCACCATTTTATACGGTGCTGATGGTGATTTTAAAGCAGTAATAAATAGTCTGGATGATGCCCGCTCGCATTTGCGCAGGTTAAAGGTCGTGGGTGCTTTCTCGGTAAAAAGCTATAACCAGCCCCGCCGGGAGCAACGTCAGGAAATTATTGCTGCCGCGAGAGAACTGCAAATGGAAGTAGTGCCCGAAGGCGGTTCAACTTTTGAAACCAATATGAATATGATAGTAGATGGGCATACTGGTATTGAGCATAACATACCTGTTTGGCCTGTATACAAGGATGTGAAAAGTTTGTGGAACAATAGCAAATCGGGCTATACCCCTACGTTGATTGTAAGTTATGGCACTCAGTTTGGTGAAAATTATTGGTACGACCGTTTGGAAGTGTGGAAAAACCAGCACCTGCTGAATTTTGTACCGCAATTTATAGTAGATGCACGCTCGCGCCGCAGAACGGAATCTGAATATGGCGATTATGGCCATATAGAAATATCAAAATATGTAAAACAGATAAGCGATGGCGGCACAAAGATAAATCTGGGTTCACATGGGCAATTACAAGGTTTTGGCGCCCATTGGGAAATGTGGATGCTGGGCCAGGGTGGTATGACACCTATGGAAGTTATCCGCTGTGCTACCATGAACGGCGCATCCTATTTAGGTATGGATAAAGAAATTGGCTCGCTTGAAATTGGCAAGCTGGCCGATTTGATAGTACTGAATGCCAACCCGCTTGATGATATCCGCAATAGCGAAAAAATAAAATATGTAATGGCAAACGGCCGCCTGTATGATTCAGATTCCATGAACGAAACAGGCAATACCGAAAAGCCACGCCTGCATTTCTGGTGGCAAATGGGCCGGGGTGATATGATCAGCCTGCCGGTTGAAAATGCCCAAACGTATCAGTTTACTACTGAGGATGGGGATTAG
- a CDS encoding sterol desaturase family protein: MNSLTPRNDAVIVLITLLVVLTLVEMWLSYRENRKYYEKRDTLTNIYLTSLAFIINLAVNGSIFFILTFTYQFKLFEIHNAIAYWFILIVTQDFLYWVLHYVGHYSRMFWAVHVTHHSSEHFNLTTGFRSTVFEPLYRVFFYLPLALMGFDPINILYAYLITQLYGNLVHTQYNVPLPKWYGWIFVTPSHHRVHHASNIPYLDKNMGMLFIIWDRIFGTFHEENLPEPIKYGLTHQPEDMGPVNVLFHEWKALLHDARKAPGFVNKFKYFFNPPGWSHDGSTQTARALQREYDEQQHGVDVKTNAA; the protein is encoded by the coding sequence ATGAATTCCCTCACCCCAAGGAATGACGCTGTAATTGTATTGATTACCCTGCTGGTTGTATTAACGCTGGTTGAAATGTGGCTGAGCTACCGCGAAAACCGTAAATATTACGAGAAACGCGATACCCTCACCAATATTTATTTAACCAGCCTGGCATTTATTATAAACCTGGCTGTAAATGGCAGTATATTTTTTATCCTGACTTTTACTTATCAATTCAAGCTGTTTGAAATACATAATGCGATAGCCTACTGGTTTATACTGATAGTAACGCAGGACTTTTTATACTGGGTTTTACATTATGTGGGACACTACTCGCGCATGTTTTGGGCCGTGCATGTAACACACCATTCGTCGGAGCATTTTAACTTAACTACCGGCTTCCGCTCTACTGTTTTTGAGCCCTTGTACCGCGTATTTTTTTATTTACCGCTGGCGCTGATGGGTTTTGACCCTATAAATATTTTATATGCTTACCTGATCACCCAGCTTTACGGCAACCTGGTACATACACAATATAACGTTCCGTTGCCAAAATGGTATGGTTGGATATTCGTGACACCATCGCATCACAGGGTACACCATGCATCAAACATCCCTTACCTTGATAAAAACATGGGTATGCTGTTTATTATATGGGACAGAATTTTCGGTACTTTTCATGAAGAAAATCTGCCTGAGCCTATAAAATACGGCCTCACCCATCAACCTGAAGATATGGGCCCGGTAAATGTACTTTTCCACGAATGGAAAGCCCTGCTGCATGATGCCAGGAAAGCGCCAGGCTTTGTTAATAAATTCAAATATTTTTTTAATCCGCCGGGCTGGAGCCATGATGGCAGCACACAAACTGCAAGAGCGTTGCAGCGGGAATATGATGAACAGCAGCATGGAGTTGATGTAAAAACTAATGCGGCTTAA
- a CDS encoding nuclear transport factor 2 family protein, with amino-acid sequence MDNKQVIEKFYNSFAACDAEGMISCYADDVTFKDPAFGLINGYDVKKMWRMLLKNPNLKIIASNINADDKTGSADWVAIYTFSLTGRKVTNKVHAQFKFSNGKITKHTDHFSFWKWAGQAFGLKGYLLGWTSLMQNKVRQQALARLEKFKG; translated from the coding sequence ATGGATAATAAACAGGTAATAGAAAAATTCTACAACTCATTTGCCGCCTGCGATGCTGAAGGCATGATAAGCTGCTACGCTGATGATGTAACATTTAAAGACCCTGCTTTTGGTTTAATAAATGGTTATGATGTTAAAAAAATGTGGCGAATGCTGTTAAAAAATCCGAATTTAAAAATCATTGCAAGTAATATAAATGCTGATGACAAAACCGGCAGCGCCGATTGGGTGGCCATTTATACCTTTAGCTTAACCGGCAGAAAGGTGACAAACAAAGTACACGCCCAATTTAAATTCAGCAATGGCAAAATCACTAAACATACCGATCATTTTAGTTTTTGGAAATGGGCCGGGCAGGCATTTGGCTTAAAAGGTTATTTATTAGGCTGGACATCATTGATGCAGAATAAGGTAAGGCAACAGGCTTTAGCGAGGTTGGAAAAGTTTAAGGGATGA
- the aroB gene encoding 3-dehydroquinate synthase, with the protein MDTLHLDTINSIDYPIYFDNSIDQLVNFIKTGNYSRFFILTDENTAQHCLPLVKEKLGDIDNYDIIEINAGEESKDIDFCIGIWKMLIDFGADRKSLMVNLGGGVISDLGGFAASTFKRGIDFVHVPTTLLSQVDASVGGKTGIDIDSIKNIIGTFTQPKAVFIAYDFLKTLPERQVLSGLAEMLKHGLIVDADYWNQLKNSDLTFPAVELIYHSIEIKNRVVIEDPKENGIRKSLNFGHTVGHAVETYSILKDDGTALSHGEAIAIGMICEAWLSHKKIGLSKAELNEIVDVITSLYPKYLLEESANAELYALMQKDKKNQNGKINCTLLTQIGQYSIDNICTEAELSESLAFYATL; encoded by the coding sequence ATGGATACGCTTCATTTAGATACGATTAATAGCATCGACTACCCTATTTATTTTGATAATAGTATAGATCAGCTGGTAAACTTTATAAAAACAGGTAACTACTCCCGTTTTTTTATTTTAACCGATGAAAACACGGCACAACACTGCTTACCATTGGTTAAAGAAAAGCTTGGCGATATTGACAATTACGATATTATCGAGATAAATGCCGGCGAGGAAAGCAAGGATATTGATTTTTGCATAGGCATATGGAAAATGCTGATAGACTTTGGCGCCGATCGTAAAAGTTTGATGGTAAACCTTGGTGGTGGTGTGATCAGCGATCTGGGTGGCTTTGCAGCTTCCACATTTAAACGCGGGATCGATTTTGTACACGTGCCTACCACTCTCCTTTCGCAGGTTGATGCTTCAGTTGGTGGCAAAACAGGCATTGATATTGATAGCATTAAAAACATCATTGGCACCTTTACCCAGCCTAAAGCAGTATTTATTGCCTATGATTTTTTAAAGACATTGCCCGAAAGACAAGTACTTTCGGGCCTGGCCGAGATGCTTAAACATGGTTTAATAGTTGATGCCGATTATTGGAACCAGCTTAAAAACAGTGATCTTACATTCCCGGCAGTTGAGCTGATCTATCATTCTATAGAAATAAAAAACAGGGTAGTAATTGAAGACCCGAAAGAAAACGGCATACGTAAAAGCCTGAATTTTGGTCATACAGTTGGTCACGCTGTGGAGACTTATTCTATATTAAAAGACGATGGTACTGCTTTATCGCATGGCGAGGCTATTGCCATCGGCATGATATGTGAAGCATGGCTATCGCACAAAAAAATTGGATTAAGCAAGGCTGAGCTTAACGAGATAGTAGATGTGATTACAAGCTTATATCCTAAATATCTGCTGGAAGAATCAGCAAACGCTGAGTTGTATGCCCTGATGCAAAAGGATAAGAAAAACCAAAACGGTAAAATAAATTGCACACTGCTTACACAAATTGGCCAGTATAGTATTGATAATATCTGTACAGAAGCCGAACTTAGCGAAAGTTTAGCTTTTTACGCAACATTATAA
- a CDS encoding GIN domain-containing protein codes for MKTKVFTLIAIAALAFGTVNFTNAATVKNNKEVSTTLTSVSKINNIEVRGNVEVFVSDGSADAVKVYNRYYGENAVVQNVNGTLRISSYKAEKLVVWVTAKDLRGISAYDNSVVKSFGKLAEIGLDVALYDNASAQLDLDAYSANINVNDHAKADLAGNVSECDLKYSNITTVNQSQLVAEHLTKTVKVIKAHKTQSDELAEL; via the coding sequence ATGAAAACTAAAGTATTTACCCTTATAGCTATTGCAGCATTAGCTTTTGGAACAGTAAATTTCACTAACGCAGCTACCGTTAAAAACAATAAAGAAGTTAGCACCACTTTAACCAGCGTAAGCAAGATCAATAATATCGAAGTACGCGGAAACGTAGAAGTATTTGTATCAGACGGCTCAGCCGATGCAGTAAAAGTTTACAACCGCTACTATGGAGAAAACGCTGTAGTACAAAATGTGAACGGTACTTTAAGGATCTCATCATACAAAGCCGAAAAATTGGTAGTATGGGTTACTGCTAAAGATTTGAGAGGCATCAGTGCTTATGATAACTCAGTAGTTAAATCATTCGGTAAATTAGCTGAGATAGGTTTAGATGTTGCCTTGTATGATAACGCATCAGCCCAGCTTGACCTTGATGCTTACAGCGCCAACATCAACGTAAATGATCATGCCAAAGCCGATCTTGCAGGTAATGTTAGCGAATGCGATTTAAAATACAGCAATATTACTACTGTAAACCAATCACAACTGGTGGCCGAGCATTTAACAAAAACAGTTAAAGTAATAAAAGCCCACAAAACTCAAAGCGACGAGTTGGCCGAGTTATAA
- a CDS encoding proline dehydrogenase family protein, translated as MLSNVTDLKASPVTTLSFENTEIAFRHATNFELKRAYWLFRIINVNFLVKIGPPVTNFAIKIGLPIKGIIKSTIFKHFCGGETITECDNTIKKLYAGGVGTILDYSIEGEDDESVFDNTRDEIIRTIVRASGDKAVPITVFKVTGVGRFSLLEKLDEGLELTIVEQEEWKKVQARVLAICEKAYKTSIPVMIDAEETWIQKTIDLLALNMMARFNKQKAIVYNTYQMYRHDKLESIKQDYSQAVAGSFILGAKIVRGAYMEKERKRADEKGYPSPIQPNKEATDIDYNNALRFCIDHVDGIAIVAGTHNEDSCRLLADLLNEKHVDPKNPHIYFSQLLGMSDNLSFNLANADYNVAKYVPYGPIKAVLPYLFRRAQENTAIAGQMSRELGLIVKEKKRRESTVV; from the coding sequence ATGCTTTCGAACGTAACTGACCTCAAAGCATCTCCAGTAACTACACTTTCGTTTGAAAATACGGAGATAGCTTTTCGCCATGCAACCAATTTTGAGCTTAAACGCGCTTATTGGTTGTTCCGGATCATTAATGTAAATTTTTTAGTAAAGATTGGTCCGCCTGTTACAAACTTCGCCATTAAAATAGGCTTACCTATTAAAGGCATCATAAAATCAACCATTTTCAAGCACTTTTGCGGTGGTGAAACCATTACCGAATGCGATAACACTATAAAAAAACTGTACGCGGGTGGCGTAGGCACTATATTAGATTACTCTATTGAAGGTGAGGATGACGAAAGTGTATTTGATAATACCCGCGATGAAATTATCCGTACCATAGTTCGCGCCTCCGGCGATAAGGCTGTACCCATCACCGTATTTAAAGTGACAGGCGTAGGCCGCTTTTCATTATTGGAGAAATTGGATGAAGGCCTTGAGCTTACCATTGTTGAACAGGAAGAATGGAAAAAAGTACAAGCCCGTGTACTGGCTATTTGCGAAAAAGCTTATAAAACAAGTATCCCGGTAATGATTGATGCTGAAGAAACATGGATACAAAAAACCATTGACCTGCTGGCCTTAAACATGATGGCCCGTTTTAATAAGCAAAAAGCAATTGTTTACAATACCTACCAAATGTACCGTCATGATAAGTTGGAATCTATAAAACAGGATTACAGTCAGGCTGTTGCAGGCAGCTTTATTTTAGGTGCCAAAATAGTACGTGGCGCCTACATGGAAAAAGAGCGCAAGCGTGCTGATGAAAAGGGTTACCCATCGCCCATACAACCCAATAAGGAAGCTACGGACATAGATTATAATAACGCATTAAGGTTCTGCATTGATCATGTTGATGGCATTGCCATTGTAGCGGGTACCCATAACGAGGATAGCTGTCGTTTATTGGCCGACTTGCTGAATGAAAAGCACGTTGACCCTAAAAACCCGCATATCTATTTCTCGCAATTGTTGGGAATGAGCGATAATCTGAGCTTTAACCTTGCCAATGCCGACTACAATGTTGCTAAGTACGTGCCTTACGGACCTATAAAAGCCGTACTGCCATACCTTTTCCGCCGTGCGCAGGAAAATACTGCTATAGCAGGCCAAATGAGCCGCGAGTTGGGTTTGATTGTGAAAGAGAAGAAGAGAAGAGAAAGCACGGTAGTTTAA